In one Geoglobus acetivorans genomic region, the following are encoded:
- a CDS encoding replication protein A, whose amino-acid sequence MSRAEKLTDQILERIKGKDVKVKREDILRRMKLLIEEFKVPESEAVRTIMNYLVREYGIPREELFDRDSPLVKIADISKVNQWVSLRAKVVQLWDSNSPNVSQVGLIGDETGIVKFVVWAKASQPEVEEGKSYIFRNVVTDSFQGRMQINVTRTSRIEEIDEDIQLPPREIEVVGSMVAIQQNSGLVKRCNECGRVLNKGVCHQHGKVEGYDDLRIKAVIDDGENVYEIILNEENIKELTGIGLDEALKIAHETLDRNAVLAELKNMLLGRYFRVKGLRGGRYLLVKEISVHKPKADDFNEILEALA is encoded by the coding sequence ATGAGTCGTGCAGAAAAACTTACAGACCAGATTCTTGAGAGAATTAAAGGTAAAGACGTTAAGGTGAAGAGGGAAGACATTCTCAGAAGGATGAAACTGCTCATTGAGGAATTCAAGGTTCCGGAAAGTGAGGCAGTAAGAACTATAATGAACTATCTTGTCAGAGAATATGGGATTCCCAGGGAGGAGCTTTTCGATAGAGACAGTCCTCTTGTAAAAATTGCTGACATTTCCAAGGTTAACCAGTGGGTCAGCCTCAGGGCCAAGGTTGTTCAGCTCTGGGATTCCAATTCTCCAAACGTCTCGCAGGTCGGTCTGATTGGTGATGAAACGGGAATCGTGAAGTTTGTCGTGTGGGCCAAGGCCAGTCAGCCCGAGGTTGAGGAGGGAAAGAGCTACATTTTCAGGAATGTCGTTACTGACAGCTTTCAGGGAAGGATGCAGATAAATGTAACGAGGACAAGCAGAATTGAGGAGATCGATGAGGACATCCAGCTGCCTCCAAGGGAGATCGAAGTGGTTGGGTCAATGGTGGCGATTCAGCAGAACAGCGGGCTCGTCAAGAGATGCAATGAGTGCGGAAGGGTGCTGAACAAGGGCGTTTGCCATCAGCACGGAAAGGTTGAGGGTTATGATGACCTGAGGATCAAAGCCGTAATCGATGACGGTGAGAACGTCTATGAGATCATTTTAAATGAGGAAAATATAAAGGAGCTTACCGGAATTGGGCTTGATGAGGCTCTGAAAATAGCACACGAGACCCTCGACAGGAATGCAGTTCTTGCGGAGCTTAAAAATATGCTTCTGGGGAGGTACTTCAGGGTAAAGGGGCTTAGAGGGGGCAGGTATCTGCTTGTCAAGGAAATTTCGGTTCACAAACCAAAGGCTGATGATTTTAACGAAATTCTGGAGGCATTGGCATGA
- a CDS encoding pyridoxal phosphate-dependent aminotransferase, which yields MAAERVREISTSLIRRMFEIVERARREGKDVINLSIGEPDFSTPAELVDLAHDYMKKGYTHYTPNLGIEELREVIAGRYGVEKDEVMVTVGASEALLNASLAFIEQGSDVLIHTPSFLSYFTYARLGMGNIVEISTFPDFRLNPDDVAEKVSGNTSLMFLNFPTNPTGAVLGQKELDAVHQALDGRAIIVSDEVYDRIYYDKKPGTLAGYENTVVVNAFSKTLAMTGWRIGFVIADRHLLDEMLKVHQVNGVCAPAFAQKAVADFMADGKDREFVEGMVREFRKRRDFVVSRLKRHFDVVEPQGAFYVFAKAYDGFIEDVLLEKGVALTPGNAFGSGLDDYFRLSYATSMENLEKAMDRIDEFMEEKKD from the coding sequence ATGGCGGCTGAAAGAGTTAGGGAAATCTCGACATCCCTCATAAGGAGGATGTTTGAGATTGTGGAGAGAGCGAGAAGGGAAGGAAAGGATGTCATAAATCTCAGCATTGGTGAACCGGACTTTTCAACACCTGCGGAGCTTGTTGACCTCGCTCATGATTACATGAAAAAGGGATACACGCATTACACACCCAATCTGGGCATTGAAGAGCTCAGAGAAGTCATTGCTGGCAGATACGGGGTGGAGAAGGACGAGGTGATGGTTACTGTTGGTGCAAGTGAAGCACTGCTCAACGCATCTCTCGCCTTCATAGAACAGGGATCCGACGTCCTGATACACACTCCGTCATTCCTCTCTTACTTCACGTACGCCAGACTCGGCATGGGAAATATTGTGGAAATCAGCACTTTTCCGGACTTCAGGCTCAATCCTGATGATGTAGCAGAAAAAGTATCTGGGAACACCTCTTTAATGTTTCTGAACTTTCCCACGAATCCAACGGGTGCTGTGCTTGGTCAGAAAGAACTTGATGCTGTCCATCAGGCGCTGGATGGAAGGGCAATCATCGTGAGTGATGAGGTTTATGACAGGATTTACTACGATAAAAAGCCGGGAACCCTTGCAGGCTACGAGAACACAGTTGTGGTCAATGCATTCTCCAAAACGCTTGCAATGACCGGCTGGAGAATCGGATTTGTCATCGCTGACAGGCATCTGCTGGATGAAATGCTCAAAGTCCATCAGGTGAACGGCGTCTGTGCCCCGGCATTTGCCCAGAAGGCTGTTGCGGATTTCATGGCCGATGGTAAGGACAGGGAATTCGTGGAAGGCATGGTGAGGGAATTCAGAAAGAGAAGGGACTTTGTTGTTTCCAGGCTCAAAAGGCATTTTGATGTGGTTGAGCCACAGGGTGCCTTCTACGTATTTGCAAAGGCTTATGACGGATTCATTGAGGACGTTCTGCTCGAAAAAGGTGTGGCTTTAACTCCCGGTAACGCGTTTGGCTCCGGTCTTGATGACTACTTCAGGCTGAGCTATGCAACGTCCATGGAGAATCTGGAAAAGGCGATGGACAGAATTGACGAATTCATGGAAGAGAAGAAAGATTGA
- a CDS encoding YkgJ family cysteine cluster protein: MDLAPYSEFRRWRCIHCGYCCREYDISLGYEDERILRKFGSVFSYGKIGVYLKRRNSKCIFRKNRCKIYRFRPVACRKYPFYIRNSGDKRSEFMYNGKRYYILVDRNCRGLGMGEDIEKAIVRLLRWIERHSPTP, encoded by the coding sequence ATGGACCTCGCACCATACAGCGAGTTCAGACGCTGGAGGTGCATCCACTGCGGGTACTGCTGCAGGGAATACGATATTTCTCTCGGATATGAAGACGAAAGAATTCTCAGAAAATTCGGCAGTGTTTTCAGCTACGGAAAAATAGGGGTATATCTGAAAAGGAGAAACAGTAAATGCATTTTCAGAAAGAACAGATGCAAAATTTACCGGTTCAGACCTGTGGCATGCAGAAAGTATCCATTTTACATACGCAATTCAGGGGATAAAAGGTCCGAATTCATGTACAATGGAAAACGTTACTACATACTGGTTGACAGGAACTGCAGGGGACTGGGCATGGGAGAAGACATCGAAAAGGCCATCGTCAGGCTTTTGAGGTGGATCGAGAGACACTCCCCCACCCCATGA
- a CDS encoding ATP-binding protein, which yields MKSKRMIIAVNHDTCISCGRCIESCPTGALKMVDGKVQLIDEKLCDGFGSCIAVCPANSLYIEERDAEPFNWSILEEIDFDAFIEKLYLHYRPAEIKEEK from the coding sequence ATGAAATCAAAGAGGATGATAATTGCAGTAAACCACGACACCTGCATATCTTGTGGAAGATGCATTGAGTCATGCCCCACAGGTGCACTGAAGATGGTGGACGGAAAAGTCCAGCTCATTGATGAAAAGCTGTGTGACGGTTTTGGTTCATGCATAGCCGTCTGTCCGGCAAACTCTCTCTACATAGAGGAAAGAGACGCAGAACCATTCAACTGGAGCATACTTGAGGAAATTGACTTCGATGCTTTCATAGAAAAGCTCTACCTGCATTACAGACCGGCGGAAATAAAAGAAGAGAAGTAA
- a CDS encoding TIGR00267 family protein, whose translation MERQFVRGFIDGALSVLGVVIGASGGQLDIIISAGIGGGVANGISNIFGAFTAERVEEEREFRELEKSMLVELRETELYRKVRKRVMLRGIVDGISTILGSIVPVLPFILAYFLDFSVQLALIASVTLTALSLGVLGLYFGSVSKENLAVSSAKMVLMGLVIAIVSIAIERGIHTVVK comes from the coding sequence GTGGAAAGGCAGTTTGTGAGAGGGTTTATTGACGGAGCGCTGTCTGTGCTTGGTGTTGTCATAGGAGCATCGGGAGGCCAGCTTGATATCATCATTTCTGCAGGAATAGGTGGTGGAGTCGCCAACGGTATTTCGAACATATTCGGTGCTTTTACGGCTGAGCGCGTGGAAGAAGAACGGGAATTCCGCGAACTTGAAAAATCCATGCTCGTTGAGCTGAGGGAGACTGAACTTTACAGAAAGGTTAGAAAGAGGGTGATGCTCAGAGGCATCGTGGATGGCATATCTACCATTCTGGGAAGTATTGTGCCAGTACTTCCGTTCATACTTGCGTACTTTCTGGATTTCTCAGTTCAGCTTGCCCTGATCGCATCCGTAACGCTGACAGCGTTATCGCTTGGCGTCCTTGGATTGTACTTTGGAAGTGTTTCAAAGGAGAATCTCGCAGTTTCTTCGGCAAAGATGGTTCTCATGGGTCTTGTAATCGCCATCGTCTCTATAGCAATCGAGAGAGGCATTCATACTGTAGTTAAATAG
- a CDS encoding 3-isopropylmalate dehydratase large subunit yields the protein MGKTITEKIFSDASGKDVKSGEYVFAKIDRAMIHDITGPLAVKAFREIAGENGEVWDSSKIIMAFDHQAPADSVVAAENQKMLRKFAEEQNILNYDIKEGIAHQIMVEKGHVLPGMLVVGADSHTCMYGALGAFSTGIGSTDMGAVFALGRLWFKVPETIRFEINGTLPRRVYSKDVVLRIIGMIGADGANYRAAEFAGTTIEKMEMSQRFTITNMAIEMGAKTGIIEPDRETERYLRSIGVEGKLEDWEWLESDEDAEYFRKIEIDVSNLEPQVALPHSVDNVKPVSEVEGIKADQVFIGSCTNGRYEDLKIAAEILEGEQVARGTRLIVIPASRSIYMKALNDGLIDTFVDAGAVVEFPSCGPCMGGSFGLIAGGETSISTSNRNFIGRQGSPEGRVYLVSPATAAATAIYGQITDPRKV from the coding sequence ATGGGTAAGACCATCACCGAAAAAATATTCTCTGATGCTTCCGGAAAAGATGTGAAATCGGGAGAATATGTTTTTGCGAAAATAGACAGAGCAATGATTCACGATATAACCGGACCCCTTGCCGTAAAAGCTTTCAGGGAAATTGCTGGTGAGAATGGAGAGGTCTGGGACAGCTCAAAAATAATCATGGCGTTTGACCATCAGGCTCCTGCCGATAGTGTTGTTGCAGCCGAAAATCAGAAAATGCTGAGGAAGTTTGCCGAAGAACAGAACATTCTTAATTACGACATTAAGGAGGGAATTGCTCACCAGATTATGGTAGAGAAGGGTCATGTCCTTCCAGGAATGCTTGTGGTTGGGGCCGATAGCCATACCTGCATGTATGGTGCTCTTGGAGCATTTTCAACCGGTATAGGCTCCACTGACATGGGTGCGGTATTCGCTCTCGGCAGGCTCTGGTTCAAGGTGCCTGAGACCATCAGGTTTGAGATAAATGGAACTCTGCCTCGCAGGGTTTACAGCAAGGACGTCGTGCTTAGAATAATCGGCATGATTGGTGCGGATGGTGCAAATTACAGGGCCGCGGAATTTGCAGGCACGACCATTGAAAAAATGGAGATGTCCCAGCGTTTCACAATCACAAACATGGCGATAGAGATGGGCGCAAAAACGGGAATAATCGAGCCTGACAGGGAGACTGAGAGGTATTTAAGGAGCATTGGAGTTGAAGGAAAGCTCGAAGACTGGGAGTGGCTGGAAAGCGATGAGGATGCAGAGTATTTCAGAAAAATTGAGATTGATGTGAGCAATCTCGAGCCTCAGGTTGCTCTGCCCCACTCGGTTGACAACGTGAAACCCGTAAGTGAGGTTGAGGGAATAAAGGCCGATCAGGTCTTCATTGGCTCATGCACCAATGGCAGGTATGAGGATCTGAAAATAGCTGCCGAGATTCTGGAAGGAGAGCAGGTTGCACGCGGAACGAGGCTCATAGTGATTCCAGCTTCGAGATCGATTTACATGAAGGCTTTGAATGACGGACTCATTGATACGTTCGTTGATGCTGGAGCAGTTGTGGAGTTTCCGAGCTGCGGTCCGTGCATGGGCGGGAGCTTCGGTCTGATCGCCGGAGGGGAGACGAGCATTTCCACGTCCAACAGGAACTTCATAGGAAGGCAGGGCAGTCCTGAGGGCAGGGTGTATCTTGTCTCTCCAGCCACAGCAGCAGCAACTGCAATTTACGGTCAGATAACAGACCCAAGAAAGGTTTGA
- the purL gene encoding phosphoribosylformylglycinamidine synthase subunit PurL: MYRLIHPEPEVYEIDVLNADDSQLEKISNDLGLNLNLDEMRKVKGYFAEKGRNPTDIELQSIAQAWSEHCCYKSSKYYLKKYLLGYRPDYVLSTTDDAGVVEFDENYAYVIGFESHNHPSAIEPYGGAATGIGGILRDVVCMGAQPVALIDPLFFGEPDTAHENLPKGTKHPLYLVSGVVAGIRDYGNRVGIPTVSGMVFFDNSYLTNCLVNVGCVGIARKDRIIPSRVGGVGEVIILAGGATGRDGIHGVTFASAELDETSEEVSRSAVQLGNPIMKEPLMHACLEIVEKGLVSGMKDLGGGGLSGAVGEMSLAGNCGAKVWLDKVHLKEEGMKPWEIWVSESQERMLLSIKPQHVDEVLHIFAKWDVPARIIGVTTDDRKMRVYWGDRLIYDMDIEFVSKGPEYCRTYAAKEPEKEFGDEVRDAGNHEGLILEMLSHPNVASKEWVIRQYDHEVRAGTALKPLQGVLGHEGHGDAAVIKPTESFRGIAVTADVNPWMTAVDPFWGSASSFDEMVRNLVAVNSRPHSFVDCLNFGNPEKPDRMGEFVESVRALGWMSKEFGMPVVSGNVSFYNETPYGAIAPTPSLIGVGIVEDVRKAVSADFKNEDSAIILVGETEKEFGGSLYSKMTGMQSPRVPRTDPGRLRKYVNVMLEAFSKFRIRACHDVSMGGVAVALSEMAFSGQIGFRVELENYIELFSESNTRWIVEGDERLVEFLRSKGISAKIIGYTGGDALDYGIARVDFDRAEKAWREGFSKYMG, translated from the coding sequence ATGTACAGACTGATACATCCTGAACCGGAGGTTTATGAAATTGATGTACTGAATGCGGACGATTCCCAGCTTGAGAAAATAAGCAATGATCTTGGACTGAATTTAAATCTGGACGAAATGCGTAAGGTTAAGGGCTATTTTGCCGAAAAAGGCAGAAATCCCACCGACATAGAGCTTCAGTCCATCGCCCAGGCATGGAGTGAGCATTGCTGTTATAAAAGCTCCAAGTACTACCTCAAAAAGTACCTGCTCGGTTACAGACCGGATTACGTTCTCTCCACAACAGATGATGCCGGAGTGGTTGAATTCGATGAGAATTATGCTTATGTGATTGGTTTCGAGAGCCACAATCACCCATCTGCAATTGAGCCGTACGGTGGGGCTGCAACCGGAATTGGCGGGATTCTGAGAGATGTTGTTTGCATGGGTGCCCAGCCTGTTGCGCTCATTGATCCGCTCTTTTTTGGTGAGCCCGATACAGCGCATGAGAACCTTCCAAAAGGGACGAAGCATCCTCTGTATCTTGTCTCCGGTGTTGTTGCCGGAATCAGAGATTACGGCAACAGGGTTGGAATCCCTACGGTTTCTGGAATGGTGTTCTTCGATAACAGCTACCTGACGAACTGCCTGGTTAACGTTGGCTGTGTTGGAATTGCCAGAAAGGACAGAATAATCCCCAGCAGGGTTGGTGGTGTGGGAGAGGTCATAATCCTGGCAGGTGGGGCAACAGGGAGAGATGGAATTCACGGCGTAACCTTTGCGAGTGCTGAGCTGGACGAGACGAGCGAGGAGGTCTCCAGGAGCGCGGTTCAGCTCGGAAATCCCATAATGAAGGAACCTCTGATGCATGCATGCCTCGAAATCGTTGAAAAGGGGCTCGTGTCGGGAATGAAGGATCTTGGAGGGGGAGGGCTGAGCGGAGCGGTAGGAGAGATGAGCCTTGCGGGGAACTGCGGAGCAAAGGTCTGGCTCGACAAGGTTCACCTGAAGGAAGAGGGAATGAAGCCCTGGGAAATATGGGTGAGCGAAAGTCAGGAAAGGATGCTCCTCTCCATAAAACCGCAGCATGTTGATGAGGTTCTCCACATCTTTGCAAAATGGGACGTTCCAGCCAGAATAATTGGAGTTACGACCGATGACAGGAAGATGCGGGTATACTGGGGAGACAGGCTGATATACGACATGGACATCGAATTCGTCTCAAAAGGACCGGAATACTGCAGAACCTATGCTGCAAAAGAGCCAGAGAAAGAGTTTGGAGATGAGGTCAGGGATGCCGGGAACCATGAAGGTTTAATTCTGGAAATGCTTTCTCATCCCAACGTTGCAAGCAAGGAGTGGGTGATAAGGCAGTATGATCATGAGGTCAGGGCTGGGACGGCACTGAAACCCCTTCAGGGCGTTCTCGGACATGAGGGTCATGGTGATGCAGCCGTTATTAAGCCGACTGAGTCATTCAGGGGAATTGCGGTAACTGCCGATGTGAACCCGTGGATGACGGCTGTGGATCCATTCTGGGGTTCTGCAAGTTCCTTCGACGAGATGGTAAGGAATCTGGTTGCGGTGAACAGCAGACCACACAGCTTCGTTGACTGCCTCAATTTTGGGAATCCTGAGAAGCCTGATAGAATGGGAGAGTTCGTCGAGAGCGTCAGGGCACTGGGATGGATGTCAAAGGAGTTCGGAATGCCCGTTGTGAGTGGAAACGTGAGCTTTTACAATGAAACTCCTTACGGGGCAATAGCCCCGACTCCATCGCTGATCGGGGTTGGAATCGTGGAGGATGTGAGAAAGGCGGTGAGTGCGGACTTCAAGAACGAGGACAGTGCGATCATCTTGGTTGGAGAGACTGAGAAGGAATTCGGGGGAAGCCTGTATTCGAAGATGACAGGAATGCAAAGCCCGAGAGTCCCGAGGACTGATCCCGGAAGGCTCAGAAAATATGTAAACGTGATGCTCGAGGCATTCTCGAAATTCAGAATCAGAGCGTGTCACGACGTCTCCATGGGTGGAGTGGCTGTTGCCCTCTCGGAAATGGCATTTTCGGGGCAGATTGGTTTCAGGGTTGAGCTTGAGAATTACATAGAGCTTTTCAGCGAGAGCAACACCAGGTGGATTGTTGAGGGAGACGAGAGGCTGGTGGAATTTTTGCGGAGTAAGGGGATCAGTGCGAAAATCATCGGATACACGGGAGGGGATGCTCTTGATTACGGTATCGCCAGAGTTGATTTTGACAGAGCCGAGAAGGCGTGGAGAGAGGGCTTTTCAAAATACATGGGGTGA
- the purS gene encoding phosphoribosylformylglycinamidine synthase subunit PurS: MKFTADVIISLKKGVIDPEGEATKKALNLLGFRNVNRVESMKIFRIELSAKTKEDAEDMLRDMCDRLLANPVIQDYSIRWVE, encoded by the coding sequence ATGAAATTCACTGCAGATGTCATTATAAGCCTGAAAAAAGGGGTAATCGACCCCGAGGGAGAGGCAACGAAAAAAGCGCTCAATCTTCTCGGCTTCAGGAACGTGAACAGGGTAGAATCCATGAAAATCTTCAGGATTGAGCTTTCTGCCAAAACAAAAGAAGATGCTGAGGACATGCTCAGGGATATGTGCGACAGGCTGCTCGCGAACCCCGTAATTCAGGACTACTCCATAAGGTGGGTAGAGTGA
- a CDS encoding Sjogren's syndrome/scleroderma autoantigen 1 family protein, producing the protein MTQDKKISEAAELLMKGAKMLSLHCPDCMLPLFQKDETVFCPSCKKEFEIIESGNRKILKIKTEEKRDHNQKNTHRESVRADHDENMNTITGKIDSLFSRLLDRAMQTDNFHELKELIHLMKELSEVYSILKR; encoded by the coding sequence ATGACTCAAGATAAAAAAATTTCGGAAGCTGCTGAACTTTTAATGAAGGGAGCAAAAATGCTCAGCCTTCACTGTCCAGATTGCATGCTTCCCCTTTTCCAGAAAGACGAGACCGTTTTCTGTCCATCGTGTAAAAAAGAGTTTGAAATTATTGAAAGCGGGAATAGAAAAATCCTGAAAATAAAAACTGAAGAAAAAAGAGATCACAATCAGAAAAATACCCATCGAGAGTCTGTCAGAGCTGACCACGATGAGAACATGAACACAATCACGGGAAAGATAGACAGCCTATTCAGCAGGTTGCTCGACAGAGCCATGCAGACCGACAATTTCCATGAGTTGAAGGAGCTGATCCACCTGATGAAAGAGCTATCTGAAGTTTATTCCATTCTCAAAAGGTGA
- a CDS encoding UPF0147 family protein — protein MSDAMNEVLETLDRIIHDDSVPRNVRKTAGEIKEDLLAGGDISLKAASAISILEDLSADPNLPMHVRTMIWNLVSNLERLTVQ, from the coding sequence TTGAGTGATGCTATGAACGAAGTGCTTGAAACTCTGGACAGAATTATCCACGATGATAGTGTTCCGAGAAATGTTAGGAAAACTGCCGGTGAGATTAAAGAAGACCTGCTGGCCGGTGGGGATATCTCGCTTAAGGCCGCCAGTGCAATTTCGATCCTTGAGGACCTCTCCGCTGACCCGAATCTTCCGATGCATGTGAGGACGATGATCTGGAACCTGGTCAGCAATCTTGAGAGGCTTACAGTTCAGTAA
- the acs gene encoding acetate--CoA ligase, translated as MTDPIENLKKEFENYIVPPSWKDRIWEIEDFRKFREDILKDRESLEKWWEKWANEIFWFKKWDKVLDDSNPPFYRWFIGGETNLAYLCADWQIEQGRKNKVAIIWEGEPVDEKGEPLEVRKITYYDLYRESNRIAYMLKEKLGVKKDEILTFYMPMIPELPFYMLAVQRLGAKHSIVFSGFSAEALAIRIMDAGARIVVTSDGVYRRGKVVPLKPIVDEAVKICEKEGHKVEKVIVVKRAGNEISWYEDRDVWHDELLEDVSGNVEVECVPLGSEDFSFILYTSGTTGRPKGAQHSVGGYAVHLYATMKMIWDIQDDDIYWCTADIGWITGHSYIVYGPLMTGATSIMYEGAPNYPDIGRWAAMIERYGVTIFYTAPTAIRMLMREPEETFTKYDLSTLRIVNSVGEPINPEAWNWYYKVFGHNDAVVTSTWWMTETGGIITGHFPGLGKITPLKPGTNGFPIPGINVAVFDDDGNPVEPGKRGYYVITNPWPGMLMTLFKDPERYIDVYFGKYKSKGWYYYTGDFAMLDPDGYVWVLGRADDILKVAGHRIGTAEVESALVSHSAVAEAACVGKSDEIKGEVPLIYVVLKKGYEPSDEMVVELKKHLRSTMGPVVASDALITFVDTLPKTRSGKIMRRLLRAVAEGKELGDITTLESDVAVEEAKKAYEMVKKALES; from the coding sequence ATGACAGACCCGATTGAGAATTTAAAAAAAGAATTTGAGAACTACATTGTTCCACCAAGCTGGAAAGATAGAATCTGGGAGATCGAGGACTTCCGAAAGTTCAGGGAGGATATACTGAAAGACAGGGAATCTCTCGAGAAGTGGTGGGAGAAGTGGGCAAATGAAATATTCTGGTTCAAGAAGTGGGACAAGGTCCTCGATGACAGCAATCCACCATTCTACAGATGGTTTATCGGAGGGGAGACCAATCTGGCGTATTTATGTGCAGACTGGCAGATTGAGCAGGGCAGAAAGAACAAGGTCGCGATTATCTGGGAAGGTGAACCGGTTGACGAGAAGGGTGAACCTCTCGAAGTCAGAAAAATAACATACTATGACCTCTACAGAGAGTCAAACAGAATTGCATACATGCTGAAAGAGAAGCTCGGGGTAAAGAAAGACGAGATTCTCACATTCTACATGCCAATGATCCCTGAACTTCCGTTCTACATGCTCGCCGTCCAGAGGCTTGGTGCGAAGCACAGTATTGTCTTCAGTGGATTCAGTGCTGAAGCTCTCGCAATAAGGATAATGGATGCCGGAGCAAGAATTGTCGTAACATCCGATGGAGTATACAGAAGGGGCAAGGTAGTCCCTCTGAAGCCGATCGTGGATGAGGCGGTGAAGATCTGCGAGAAGGAGGGACACAAGGTCGAGAAGGTCATTGTGGTGAAGAGAGCAGGAAACGAAATCAGCTGGTACGAGGACAGGGACGTCTGGCATGATGAGCTGCTTGAAGACGTTTCCGGTAATGTGGAGGTAGAGTGTGTACCTCTCGGATCCGAGGATTTCAGCTTCATACTCTACACCTCAGGTACAACCGGCAGACCAAAGGGTGCCCAGCACTCTGTTGGTGGCTATGCAGTACACCTCTACGCCACAATGAAAATGATATGGGACATACAGGATGACGATATCTACTGGTGTACCGCAGATATAGGCTGGATAACCGGCCACAGCTACATCGTTTACGGCCCGCTCATGACGGGGGCAACAAGCATTATGTATGAGGGTGCTCCGAACTACCCCGACATCGGTAGATGGGCGGCCATGATCGAGAGATATGGAGTTACGATATTCTACACTGCCCCAACAGCAATCAGGATGCTCATGAGAGAGCCGGAGGAGACGTTCACAAAGTACGACCTCTCCACGCTGAGAATAGTCAACAGTGTCGGTGAACCTATCAATCCGGAGGCCTGGAACTGGTACTACAAGGTTTTCGGGCATAACGATGCTGTTGTTACAAGCACCTGGTGGATGACGGAGACAGGAGGAATTATTACCGGCCACTTCCCCGGACTCGGGAAGATTACCCCGCTGAAACCCGGTACCAATGGATTTCCGATTCCCGGTATTAATGTCGCCGTTTTTGATGACGATGGCAATCCGGTCGAACCGGGCAAGAGAGGTTACTATGTCATAACAAATCCATGGCCGGGAATGCTGATGACGCTGTTCAAGGATCCGGAAAGATACATTGACGTCTACTTTGGCAAATACAAGAGCAAGGGATGGTATTACTATACCGGAGATTTTGCGATGCTTGATCCCGATGGATATGTCTGGGTGCTTGGCAGAGCTGATGACATCCTGAAGGTGGCAGGTCACAGAATTGGAACTGCTGAGGTTGAGTCTGCGTTGGTGAGCCATTCAGCCGTTGCAGAAGCTGCATGTGTTGGAAAGAGCGATGAGATAAAAGGAGAGGTTCCACTCATATATGTTGTCCTGAAGAAGGGATACGAACCGAGCGATGAGATGGTAGTGGAGCTGAAGAAGCACCTCAGGTCCACCATGGGTCCTGTTGTTGCATCGGATGCGCTCATAACATTTGTCGATACACTTCCAAAAACAAGAAGCGGAAAGATCATGAGAAGACTGCTCAGAGCCGTGGCCGAGGGCAAGGAACTTGGAGACATAACAACCCTCGAGAGCGATGTGGCAGTTGAGGAGGCGAAGAAGGCCTACGAAATGGTAAAGAAAGCTTTAGAAAGCTAA
- a CDS encoding GNAT family N-acetyltransferase, producing MQKKMLTPKGRVIRIRPLNENDLDSLIKMYTTLSDSTLKYMRAEKFTEDEVREMFRKVDFERVYSIVAEERDFGIVGELRIIMHETGSGEIGFVVHDEFQYQGIGQSLVREAIEFARKEGIKKLIAFINENNACSIHIFRKYGFVVERRFGPEYHLMGKEEAVLKLALRLD from the coding sequence ATGCAGAAGAAGATGCTCACACCGAAGGGCAGGGTAATCCGAATCAGACCCCTGAATGAAAATGATCTGGACTCCCTGATCAAGATGTACACGACTCTGTCAGATTCAACGCTGAAATACATGAGGGCTGAAAAATTTACAGAAGATGAAGTCAGAGAGATGTTCCGGAAGGTCGATTTTGAAAGGGTATATTCAATAGTGGCCGAGGAAAGGGATTTCGGAATTGTCGGAGAGCTCAGAATAATCATGCATGAGACCGGCTCCGGAGAGATTGGCTTCGTTGTGCATGACGAATTTCAGTATCAGGGAATAGGCCAGAGTCTCGTGAGAGAGGCAATTGAGTTCGCCAGAAAAGAGGGCATAAAGAAGCTCATAGCGTTCATAAACGAGAACAACGCATGCAGCATACACATTTTCCGGAAGTATGGATTCGTGGTCGAAAGGCGGTTTGGACCGGAATATCACCTGATGGGCAAGGAGGAGGCAGTCTTAAAGCTGGCTCTCAGGCTTGACTGA